Genomic segment of Trichoderma breve strain T069 chromosome 7 map unlocalized scaffold00007, whole genome shotgun sequence:
GAGAATTTTCCGTTGCCCAGCCGTAGACGTCGGCAGTGGTTCTTGGGCCCCTCTCAGCTGTTTgttgtactcgtatatacgTGCATGCTTGACAATATGTATTTACATGTGAATAGCGCATATGTGAAAACGAGCCTTTGATGTGCTCTGAAAAACTTCACTATCGTTCGAATTGACCTCATTCTGGCATTATTTGGAAGCGACACAAGTACGTTGCAGAACGTTAGATCTAGCTGCTGGATACTTTGCATGATGATGCATTTAATTTGTCTAAGAATAATACTATCTCTCAAAATCTCCAGCTGAGTACCATCGCAATTAGAAATCCAGAATCTGGAGATCCAAGATGCTCCGAATTTTAATCCGGATCGAACGAAATACTCATTCCCATTACCCAACCCCGAGAAAGCCTTGTTCTAACCCACGAATAGGAAATCTGGGAATAACCTGATCTTCCATCACCCGGCATATGGATCGCCAGATGCCTCCCGCATTAGACATAGTCGCGGAGCCATGTGCCGTCCATCCTGGGTTCAAATTGCGGGGGTGGAGCGTCATTCTCCAATAACGAACACGACGGAACATCGCCGGGTTGCGTATGCATGCATAGTGTGTTGTGTTGAGTTGAGAAAGCAAAGCCCATGTTACGCTGCAATGGCGATGGgcaatgatgctgctgtgcgCGTTCCGGTTGGTGCGCTTCCTCGATAGGGAACTCTCCAGGTTCCTCCTGTTGTATTCCGAAAATAGATGGCTCTTATAAACGGTACTATGTAAAGAGGCACTTTTGTTTTGGACTATAAGTGGCCCTTGGCGTTGAAGTTGTCTCGTATCATAGTGTGCATGTACGTGCGTGCATTTGAGGGAGATTGAGTTGTAACACGGCTCCCTCTCCGCACTTCCGTAGGGTTAATTCTCCCAAAAGTCATTGAGCCGAGCATTGTGGGACAATTATAAATGCGATTCAACTCCCCTCagtgtcttgtctctttAATCCGTGGTGATTCAAGTCAGAGGAGTAAGCTATTCATTGCTAAATCTCCGAACCGCAAGAGAAGTGGCGATACACCTCTTCCATTATAAGAGGAAGACGACCGGCTTCATCAAAATATATTGTTCTTTAAGCCAAGCCTCTTGAAGAAAGTTTTAGAAAATGGGACCTCGCTCAATCAACAGCGGCGGAAAGCCTTCCGTCTGGGCTGGCCTTGCGCTCCTTGTCTCTGGTGCACGCGCAATTGCGATGCCCGATGGACACACTGTAAGATTGTGTCCCTCCCTCACCTATAAAGGTGTCTCTGTATTCTGAGATGCTGAAAAAATATCTAGGGAAAAGTTCCAAGTTTGGGATGGAATTCGTGGAATGCGTATCACTGCGACATTGACGAAAGCAAATTCCTGTCAGCCGCCGAACTGATTGTGAGCTCTGGCCTTCTTGACGCAGGATACGAATATGTCAACAGTAAGCCAATCCCTTCGGATTACTAGTCAGCAGCTGCTGATTCAATTCCTAGTCGATGATTGTTGGTCGATGAAGGATGGGCGGGTTGACGGCCATATTGCTCCTAATACCACTCGTTTCCCTGATGGTATCGATGGATTGGCCCAAAAAGTCCACGCTCTGGGCTTGAAATTGGGTATTTACAGTAGTAAGTTGCCTTTGCTCGACCCTTGACCAATATATCGAGAAATCATCCTGACGCTAACTATGTACCAGCTGCTGGAACTGACACTTGCGCTGGCTACCCAGCAAGTCTCGGATACGAGGATGTCGATGCTGCCGACTTTGCCAACTGGGGAGTTGATTGTAAGTGCATTATACATGTATCCCACAACAGGGAGTATTGAAAGCTAACCATTCATATTCAAATAGATCTGAAATAGTGAGTCTAAAGTTCTGGTTCCTGCTTATGAGCATGAAAAGACCAACGTTGACTAACAATGTTCAAGTGATAACTGCAACGTTCCCTCAGACTGGCAAGATGAATACGTTGCCTGCATCCCAGACGCTTCCACGTCTGGTCCCAATGGCACCTGCACCACCGCCAACACGCCGAACCTCGCTCCTCCAGGATACGACTGGAGTACGTCCAAATCAGCCCAGCGCTTCGGAGCCATGCGGGACGCCCTGGCTAAGCAGAGCCACGAGATTGTGCTGAGCCTGTGTATCTGGGGCACAGCCGACGTCTTCTCCTGGGGCAACTCGACGGGCATCAACTGGCGCATGAGCGGCGACATTTCTCCCGACTGGGGCTCTGTCACGCACATCCTCAACTTGAACTCGTTCAAGATGAACTCCATCGGCTTCTGGGGCCACAACGACGCAGACATGCTCGAGGTTGGCAACGGCGACTTGACCGTCGCCGAGACACGCACGCACTTTGCCTTGTGGGCAGCCATGAAGTCACCGCTTCTCATCGGAACGGATCTCTCTCAGCTGTCGCAGGATAACATCAACTTGTTGAAGAACAAGCACTTGCTGGCGTTCAACCAGGATAAGGTCTACGGTCGCCCggctactccgtacaaatGGGGAATCAACCCTGACTGGACGTACAACTCTACGTATCCTGCCGAGTTTTGGGCTGGTCCATCGACCAAGGGGCAtctggtgctgatggtgaaTACTTTGGATAAGACAGTTACAAAGGAGGCCAAGTGGCATGAGATTCCGGGCTTGTCCGCCGGACACTACGAAGTGCGAGATGTGTGGAGTGACAAGAACCTTGGCTGTCTTAGTTCATACAAggcggctgttgctgcccaCGACACTGCTGTTATATTGGTTGGGAAGAAGTGCAGGAAATGGTAGATGTAGGCTATAATTTAAAACAGCCTTGTTCAATTGAAGTATTGATGCAGGTAGTGGCCAATACAATATTAAACAATTCTCAACGTCTTTAGTATGTGCAGTAGCAATCTGTGCTCTCTACAAGGCATTATCAGCATCCAGGATGGGAATTATGAtcagtatatatataagagAGACAATATTTcaatattatataaatagtCACATGTATATGTTAATCCTAAAATGCTGATCATCAAAAATTGTCCCCGTGGTTGAAAAGACGCTGAATCTTGTTTTCCAACCGTTGCCCCAAAACGGAAAAGTCTTCAGCGCCTTTCATCCACCAACACTTTCAGAGCAACTCCCAGTTGCGTCAGTCATTCCGCCCTGCGACGCCCATTGAACAACTAAATCTTCTATTGTTCAATCGCCGGATTGCTGGGTGAGCAATTCTAGCACCAATTGATGGGCTCATGGCTCGTGCTCAATCGTCTGCTCTGAGTCCGGGAATCGCAGCATTTTCTCCCTCTGACGTAGATGCCGAACGCCGACGATGATATTCCAAGGCCTGCCGAACATGCGATGCCGACTTTGATGTTCTTATCTCATTTCACTTGATCGGACTTTCGAttcttttaatattaattcTACGTTACATACAAAGCAGCTCCCGCCATGAGAACACCAACTGAGTGAAATCTCAGCCATTGGATCTAAAGAACCTTGAAGTCTTGAAGATCCTCGGATCTCAAGACTCATAAATAGATCTCAACGTCAACATGGCCGCCAATAGCTCACCAGACCCCGAAAGCTTCACTCCACCGGCTCATATCCAGAGCAATAGCGATGTCGAAAATGATCCTCAGTCGCTATCCAGTCCTACATCCACCAGGCTACGCTTCCTTGCCCAAACTCCACCGCTCAAGACAACAACCACCTCAGCAGCACAGTCCGAATACGGCAGCAGACGCAGCTCTTACATCATCCCGATAGACCAGATTCTCCCCGAAGATCATATCGATCCGGACACGTTTGGCGTGGCCGAGGAGCGagatggcttctttgacgCATTATTCCTTAAGCACACGCCGTTGATGCCGCAAGGCTTTGTAGAACGATCTAGGGCATCGTTGCCCGCTGCTTTCGACGAAGAGTCGCCATTGGCGGCTAATCGGTTTATTCCAAGACAGATTCAAGGGGTTAAATCGGTGCTCCGACGTGTCGCCACAACTCGAACCGGCATTCGTCTCCTCAGATCCTTTACCGCCTATTTCGCAGCGTACATTCTGTGCTTGATACCGGCTGTCCGAAGATGGCTTGGTCCAATTCACTATATGATTGCCGTCTCAGTCATCTTGAACCACCCAGCAAGGACTTTGGGTGCGCAGGTTGAAGGCACCATCTTTACCACTATTGGGACAGCAGCCGGGATTGGATGGGGAGTTACCGGCCTCTTACTATCGACATCGACCTCTGCCGCCAGCAATGGCTATGGGGGTATTCTGGCCTTATTCTTGGCTCTATTCATGGCAGTCATAGCATGGATACGGTCATTTTATGCGAGATTCTACCAGATGGTCGTGTGTGCAGGCGTAGCAATCATCTTCACTGTCTTATCTCAGACTCAAGGACACATTATTGTGtgggagaagctgagaaatTATGCTGTTCCTTGGCTCTTTGGTCAGGCCATCGCACTGCTGGTAAACAGTACCATCTTCCCTGACGCTGGTGCAAGACCGCTTGCTCTTATTTTCCACAATTCCTTTTCCCTCATGCTGGTTCGtacatcctcatcgtctcTCATACCTTGGTCGTCGTATCTCATCTGACTCTTTCCATTGTCTAGGAGGCAATTGTGATTCCACGTCCGCGAGACACCAGATTCAGGCGCAGTCTTGTTCGCGCGTTTGTAGACCTGTCTGCTGCCAACCGTGAGATGCGGTCCAGCCTCACCATTACCCGATTCAAGCCAGACGATGTCAGAGACTTGCGAAACATCATGCAAGCCGTTATCCGCGCGCTGCTGGCCATGGAAACTGAGAGCGCCCTCTTCAGTGAGACCGACGATGGCAATGTTCCGATTGTAGTCGAGGCCACCCagatgtcttcttcatcttccagcagcaatgaTCTCAACAATATGACAGCGGAAAAGACTCCTGGTGTATTGAAAGAGGCAGATGTAACGCGTACAGTGATTCGGAAACTGGCAAAGCCTACCAAAGAGATTCTGGCTTGCATGAACCTAGGGCTGCAGGCAAGCCAAGCTGCGTTGATGGACCTCTCTGGCTACCGACAATATCTCGGCCCTCCAATGGCCGTTTCATCTGACATTGCCCCCGTCCAAATTCGAATGAGGACTGCCAAAGCCATCTTCGATGCCGTCGAGTCAGAACTCCTTGAATCGGGCCAGCTaccctcatcatcaatgaACGATTCGGCCATCGTCCAACTATTCATCTTTGCCAGACATCTTCGCGAAACCGCAACCACAATCGAAAGCCTCATGGGCAAAGTATACAACATGCAACAATGCTCCAACTGGCCACGGCCTCACCTACCGTCATATCCACTCCACAAAGCCGTCCACTGCGTCAACCCTCAAGTTACCCATGACAGAGGCGGAGCCACAGCCGGATCATACCATGTCACGTTCCTTCAAATTGCTCATGCTCTAGAATCAATCAAGTGTCGAGAATACAAACCTTTGGAGAAATACGAAGACGACATCTCTGAGACAGAATTACACGCCGAACTGACGCATCTCACGGATCCTGGTGCGCCGCCCGATCTAGGGACCAAGAAAAACAGCGTGAGCTACAAAATCTGGCAGGTATTGCACCTTTTACAAGGCTATGAGAGCCGATACGCCTTCAAAACCGTCTTGGTCACGTCTCTTCTTGCAATTCCCTCTTATCTCAGCTGGGACAAGGTTTGGTGGGATGAATACGAAGCTTGGTGGGCCGTTACCATGAGCTGGCTGCTTATTCACGCCCGTGTAGGCGGCAATGTACAGGACCTGATTGCTAGAGCTGTCCTGGCTATATTAGGTGCCGTATGGGCAGGGATTTCACATGCCGCGGGAGATGGAAATCCCTACGTGGTTGCAGTATTTGCAGCTATTTTCATGATACCCATGCTCTATCGATTTACGCTGAGCTCCCATCCGGTAGGATCTCTATCCTTTATGACTGTTTGGATGAGACTAATGAATGATGATAGAGATCTGGACTCGTTGGTTGCTTGTCTTTCACAGTCATTTcactccagctccaggccgGCAATCTCCCTTCCTCAGCAGCTCTAACCACCGTCTACCGAGGCGTCGTGTTCCTCGTTGGCACAACTGCACCCATCGTGGTCAACTGGTGTCTATGGCCATTTATCGCAAGACACGAGCTCAGGAAATCACTCTCTTcaatgctcttcttcctgagCATCATTTACCGAAGTACTCCTACAATCATATATCATAACCTTCATAGGTAACCTTATTAACCACTTCACAGACGTCGTTGCAAAATACATTTACTtcgaagaaggcaaagagccCACCCCAGAAGACATCGTCAACTCCGAAATCCTCGAAGGCCGCATCAGAGAAGGCTTTGTACGAATCAGACAGCTCCTCGTAAGCCAACCTCCCTAACTATTCCCCTGCCACTAACCACCAAaccatatatatatatatatacatatacatgAATCCATCAAAACTAACACTGGCTGAATAGGTCATGACCCGTCACGAAGTCCGCCTCCGCAGCCCCTTCAACCCCCTCCCATACTCCGGCCTAGCAGACTCCTGCGAACGCTTCTTCGACTACCTCATCGCCGTGCGCCAATCCGCCGTCTTCTACAACCCAGACTACATCCGCGACGACCCCGTCGCCGCACAGCGCCTCCTCGGCTTCAGGAGAGATGCCGTAGCCTCCATCTTAGCTAACCTGTACATTTTCGCCGGAGCTCTCAGGGCGGACCGAAAAGTCCCAGTATGCACACTCCCAATAACTCTTCCAACCTCCTGAATCATCATTCTACCATCTAAACTCCAATATCATCATTCTCTGTCTAAACTCCAATACTAACAACCTCTAGCGCTACCTCCccagcgccgccgcagcaagaagaaaactccTCCTAGAAACCGCCGCCGTGGAAGACGAAATGGCGCAGCACAGCCACGAGAGCGACGTCCGATGGCACAAGAAGTGGAGCGACATATACAGCTACTCGTACAACGAGAGTCTCACAGGCTGCGTGGCCCAACTGGAAGAACTAGAGAGGTTCACCAAGTTCATCGTCGGCGAGCAAGGGTAATTATATCTTTCCCCCCAGCTAATTAGCTAATTCTATCTGAAGTTGTGCTCTAATGCTTGATAGGTTTGATGAGGAGTGTAAGTTAGGACAGCATTACGAGGATGAcaccgaagaggaggaagtagaagaggaagaacaagaagaccaCGAACACgaccaagatgaagacaatgaTGATCAACACTCAAGACGGACGGAATAAGCAAACGTAATATTTCGTAAATCTGAATTCTTGCCAGAATAATACCCTGAATGCAATGCCTTGTTATCCTTTGCTTTACAAATATCCTATGACCCCATAATCACACGCGTCCAACAGCTATAAAACTCATAATCAATCCTACCACCCGGCAGAGAAATATGCAACAAAAAGCCTCCGTCTCAAATTCAATATGCGCCATTCGTCATTTCATTCAGTATATCCTTCGTAATCAGCTTGTCCTTGAGTAGCATCCCCTCGCCcatccttgctcttctcggTGACGGCCTCTtattctccttgtccttaTACGAAGTAGGACTCACCCTGGTTGGCCTCTTTGGTGACCTCCGGGGCGTCCGCTGCGTTGTGAGCTGTGTGCTCAAATCTTCAAAACAGTGATTCTGAAGCGCGTTATCCGGCAAGTGATATATCCAATTACGATCGTCCATCAGCGAGATGAATTTGCTCAGCATATTCTCATCTCCGCTTCCCTTGAGGGTGCCCATGCTGCCCACAACGAGCAGCTTCGTCTTTGCACGGGTAAACGCCACGTTGATACGCCGCCAGTCTTTGAGCAGATCTCCGATGTTGCACGCCTCGTTGCTTCGTACCAGGCTCAGTACAATGACCTCCTTGTCTCGCCCCTGAAAGCGATCCGTTGTGTGCATTTCCACACCAGGAAAGTGCTTGAGCTTATCCTTTAGGAGGTGTAGCTGCGCACGGTAATGTGTCATGACACCAATCTCGGTGGCTGGCACGCCTACAGTAAGCAAGCTTTCGACAAGTTGTGAAACGACTTGTCCTTCGGCCGAGTTAATGATACGCTTGCCTTGAGCCTCTTCTCGAACTTGTGGACGAATTGTATCGGTGTCAACAAACCGAACGCGAGCTTCAGCATCCAGGAGATCGTAAAGCCAGCATCGTGAAGGGACGGGCCCGGTACAAAACGAGCCAGTTGTTCCAGAGCGATGTATCGTTGTTGAGTCGTGGTGGCGCTGTCTGAGAGACTCCATGCTGGGAATgtgaagcttcttcttgcgcaAAGCTTCCGTGCCACAGCGAAGTCTGCCATTGTAGATGAGGGTGTTGCTGAGAGTCATAATATCTTCGCACATACGGTACTGGTGCTCCAGGTTGACGACAGACTGCGGGTGCGTATCTGATAGTAGTTTGAAGAGACTCACATCCAAGCCGCCTAGCCTGGCCTCTTCATTCTTCACCACAGGGGGAAGCTGGTTGTGGTCTCCTACTAGAACAAACGTCCTTGCCAGTCGAATTGGGCCGGCGCAGATGGGCAACGTAATCTGTGATGCCTCATCTACGATGCAGTAGTCAAAGGAGCGCTCCAAGAAGACTTGGTGATTAATTCCCAGACAAGTCGTGGCGACAATTGGTGTTCCGTGCCACGCTTCCTTAATCTCCTCAaacgtcttcttcggctgACCCGCGAGATGTGCAAAATCTTGAACCTCGGGGTGAACCTTTGCAGGAGCGCCAAGTCGGAGGATGGGGATTTTATCCGActtgagcttgaggaggatgttgtCAACAGCAGTGTGCGTATGAGATGTCAGCAACACTGTCTTGTTTTGCGAAACGAGAGCCTTGATGATATGAGCAATGGTAGTCGTCTTGCCGGTGCCAGGCATTCCTAGTACAAGCGCATAATCCTGCGCGCTCATGACCTTTTCGATTGCTCGCTTCTGATCGACATTCAAGTTCTCCCCGTCTGTGACGGTGTATTGCGTTGCCACTGTTTTAAATCTAGGAGGAACCAAATCCACAATCAAGTTGCGAATCTGCACCGCGGCCGGCACATCATTCGCCATCATCTGGATCAAGTTGTTTCTCACAGTGGCCATGCCATTGCTGAACTCGTCCTGATCAAGGCGGTATCTGATTGGCGCCTCCTTGATTTTCCCTTGGCTCTGATCAATAGATGCGCCCTCTGGCGCAACTTCCATAATACTAGCGAAGACTTGATTGCTGACTTCGTCAAATCCAGGCTGTCGAATTCTCGCATTGTGTAATCGCCGGTCGACCGCAACGCTTATCCTTTGCTTTCGAACAGAAGTGATGTAGCCAATCGCCAGAGCATAATgcccttcttcgtctgaAACGACAACTGGCTCGCCAACCGTCAATTCTGATCCGATAAACGTAAAATTAGGCGGAGGCTCGCGTTTGATAAAGGTGTAGTGGTATCGATTAATCCGTGGGTTATCCTCATCGACCAACGCAGACCCTTCTTCAATGATGACATCGGAAAAGCACCGAGATTTTTTCTCACGCTCAGCACTCGTCATCGTCCAAAGTTCCCTCTTAGTCTTTTGcccttccttttcttcctttgtaAGCAAGTTTTCCCACTTGATGAAAAAATCTTGATGTTTTGGCGTTAAATGCTTGATGACTTCGTCAAACTTCTCATTCATGCCGCTAGATTCCCCATTACCATCATCAGCTAGCCGGTGATAGATGAAACAGGAAGTCTTTGCATAGCACTTTCCACACATGTGCTTGCTCTTTAGCATGGGAGGTAGTTGGACGCTTCGCTCTCGGATATAACATGCTAGTTGGTTTCGCTGCATAACCATGTGTCGAAGTTCATGTCTAATGGCGGGAATTCGCATCGTTTTAGATGTCTCCATGTAGTATAAAATACCATAGGCAATATCAATGTCATAACGGTCCGATAGTAGGAGAGTGTAGAGAGCCGTCTGCGCCATGtggttgctgttggcatGTTTGCCAGTCTTGACTTCGAATGGTACTGTCAACACTTGGCTCTGCTTGCCGTCCAACATTGCGACTTCGACTGTTGCATCAATGTTTCCCTTCAGTCCATACATAGGCGACCAGACATGCTCTTCTACGTCAAGCAACTTTCTAACGGCGATAGTAGCCCTATCACCATTTCTTCcctcgacaatggcatcggtCTTGACAGGTGTTAGCATCCAGTATATGCGAAATAGCAGATTACCATCATCTTACCTGCGGTTGAGACGCAACAAAACTCCGAGCCCAATAGCTGAGCTCAGTCATTTTTGATTGAAGGTGTTCTTTCGCAGCCGCAATGCCAACTTTAATTGTATACAAATCCTCAATGTGTTTCTCAATGTTCTTATCAATCAACTGAGATAGAAAAGGGAGATCAAAGTTGTTGGCGAGTAATGCTGCCTGGAAGATTTCGTGCAGCATCGTTCCGTAGACCAGTGGAGGGGAAGCCTCGCTGGTTGCCTTGACTCGATCTTGGAGAACAGCTCGCCGCATGCAGCCAAAAgaatcagcaacaacagttGCGGACACCAGCTGATCGGGGTGCAGAATGAGCAGATTTTGGGCATCGTCCACAATGCACTGCCCTTTTAGTGAAAACTCTCCAATGACATGGACGTAGGAATCAGGGTGCGCCGGCGTATCGAACCAAGAACCTCGCAGCTGTACAGTCCGTGAAGACTTGGAGCCATCCGCTTGAATCAATAAGATCTAATTTGAGTCAGCTGGTGTTACAAGTCCGAGTAATCGTTGGCCCAGCTCACCTTTTCCGGACAGGTGCGGTTGTATTGATCGACGTATTCACCGTCTAAGACACTAGTTACTAAATATCGCTGAATAGtcttgattttcttcttgttctggCCTACATTTAGCATGGTTCCTTTCGGGATAGCTTCCTCACATACAGCTGTTGAGGCAGAGTTTCGCTGCTGGACCGCTTGAGTCGCAGCGTATTCAACCGCTTCAAAGTCGACATCGCCGTCAAATACATCATCAAATTCGTCATCCAGATCAACTTGCTTCTTCGGGGGTTTTTTTTGGGGGGACGTTTTCATTGCCCTTTGCGTCCTTCTCGCTGGCACTGGAGTCTGGGTCTCCAAACCTCCCAGCAAATCATCCGCGCCGTCGAATATGTCGTCATCAAAATCGTCAAATTCATCCAAAGCCGGTTTCTTCTCCAATCCCCGCCTGTCTTGTTTCTCTGCTCTCTCTGTGCTTCCATCACCCTTTGTAGTAGACTCTGCCACTTGAGACGCCCGAATTGTTTGGGATGCCTGGGATGCCAGCAAGGTTTCTTCAAGCATTAACAGCTCATCATCTAgatcatcatcgtcgccataGTCCGAAACGGTAGGGCTTGGTAATCGACGCCTTGCATTCCTCGACGGCGAGTTGTTCTTTTGGGGTGCAGTTTGCCTCTTCTTAAGAGACGGTGAGTCCATGGCTCCAATATCGGCGTCTTCGTCCGGGGTCTGGTCGTGAATACTACTCGTGACTGAATCCAGTAACGCTGTGACAAGAGACGACTTGGACGCAGCCTCCAGCTCTCGCTGACCAGTGCTACTCTGACTGCCAGACTTGGACTTCTcaaccctcctcctcttggTCCAATTGAATCCACAGCTAGCAGCCCGGCGCAAGTCCCCCTGTTCCACTTGTGCAGCCTGGTTTTTAGAAGGTCGCGGAGATGACGATACCATCAACTGGGCAAGGATGGGATTCGTCACCCCAGTGATGGCAGACTGTCCCTCGGGCCCATTCAGCGAGTAACGATCCCACAGCTCCAGAGTCGGGTCGGGATGAGGCCCCTTTAACGCTTTGGCGAGTTTCTTGACATTAACCGTCGGCGTGGCAATTCGTTCGGTGGGAGGCGAAGAGATCGGCGAAGAGCTCCTGGCTCTCTTTCTGCCTTTACGGGGCATCATCGGCGAAATAGTGGCGAATGCATTGGGATCCTGTTTGTTATTCCACAGCAGCTTTTCGCTGGGAGAAGTGCTGGTatcctcctcggcctggcTGCATGGCTCGAGGAGGTCGCTCCAGTTCAGCCGAGTCACCGGAGTGGCACTGTTTCCAATCATCTTCAGGTTGGAGGGCGTTTCCGAGTTGGAGGCTGAGGTTGTCCCGCGGCCCCTCGCTTCTACGCCTTGTTTTGCTGCGGACCCATCTTTGGAGTCTTGGTAGAGGAACTTGTtgagctttttctttgtcacGTCGGAGATGGGAATCAGATTCTTCGAGTTTGGGGCCTGCAAGTTATTTGGGTGGCTGTGAGACCGCTGCCACGGTGAGCGTTGCTGCAGCGCTTGTAAGTGACCAGTcacaacaaaacaacaaaagtAAACATACTCTTGGGAGCCCAATCCGCTCAGAATACGACTTCTGGAGCGGCATGATGGGCGAGGTTGTGACGAGAGCCTTACATTGAAAGGCCTCTCTAACCGTGCATTGTCCGGTTTTCACAAAATTGGACGCTTAGGAGTGACAATCTGCTGTTCAATTAGGAAGGGCAGAATGTCTAAACGCGCCCTCGAAGCGCGTCGCGCATACAAACATGAAGCTTAATGACACGGTCACGTGGGGGTTGCTTATCGATAAAGCTGCAGGTCCCTTGCAACGTCTTGCGTCACAGTGCTTCAACCGGCTTCATATGTGGCTCGATAGCTTACATTCGCGGGGTTGCAGCTACGAGACATTGAATTCCATTTTCATTACTTATTGACTGCATTATTcattaaataaaaagaaaccaagatAGAAGGGGGGAAACATGGACGATTCAggcggcagcaacaatggcggcggcggcggcgacggcaaT
This window contains:
- a CDS encoding DNA replication factor dna2 domain-containing protein; its protein translation is MPLQKSYSERIGLPRQRSPWQRSHSHPNNLQAPNSKNLIPISDVTKKKLNKFLYQDSKDGSAAKQGVEARGRGTTSASNSETPSNLKMIGNSATPVTRLNWSDLLEPCSQAEEDTSTSPSEKLLWNNKQDPNAFATISPMMPRKGRKRARSSSPISSPPTERIATPTVNVKKLAKALKGPHPDPTLELWDRYSLNGPEGQSAITGVTNPILAQLMVSSSPRPSKNQAAQVEQGDLRRAASCGFNWTKRRRVEKSKSGSQSSTGQRELEAASKSSLVTALLDSVTSSIHDQTPDEDADIGAMDSPSLKKRQTAPQKNNSPSRNARRRLPSPTVSDYGDDDDLDDELLMLEETLLASQASQTIRASQVAESTTKGDGSTERAEKQDRRGLEKKPALDEFDDFDDDIFDGADDLLGGLETQTPVPARRTQRAMKTSPQKKPPKKQVDLDDEFDDVFDGDVDFEAVEYAATQAVQQRNSASTANKKKIKTIQRYLVTSVLDGEYVDQYNRTCPEKILLIQADGSKSSRTVQLRGSWFDTPAHPDSYVHVIGEFSLKGQCIVDDAQNLLILHPDQLVSATVVADSFGCMRRAVLQDRVKATSEASPPLVYGTMLHEIFQAALLANNFDLPFLSQLIDKNIEKHIEDLYTIKVGIAAAKEHLQSKMTELSYWARSFVASQPQTDAIVEGRNGDRATIAVRKLLDVEEHVWSPMYGLKGNIDATVEVAMLDGKQSQVLTVPFEVKTGKHANSNHMAQTALYTLLLSDRYDIDIAYGILYYMETSKTMRIPAIRHELRHMVMQRNQLACYIRERSVQLPPMLKSKHMCGKCYAKTSCFIYHRLADDGNGESSGMNEKFDEVIKHLTPKHQDFFIKWENLLTKEEKEGQKTKRELWTMTSAEREKKSRCFSDVIIEEGSALVDEDNPRINRYHYTFIKREPPPNFTFIGSELTVGEPVVVSDEEGHYALAIGYITSVRKQRISVAVDRRLHNARIRQPGFDEVSNQVFASIMEVAPEGASIDQSQGKIKEAPIRYRLDQDEFSNGMATVRNNLIQMMANDVPAAVQIRNLIVDLVPPRFKTVATQYTVTDGENLNVDQKRAIEKVMSAQDYALVLGMPGTGKTTTIAHIIKALVSQNKTVLLTSHTHTAVDNILLKLKSDKIPILRLGAPAKVHPEVQDFAHLAGQPKKTFEEIKEAWHGTPIVATTCLGINHQVFLERSFDYCIVDEASQITLPICAGPIRLARTFVLVGDHNQLPPVVKNEEARLGGLDVSLFKLLSDTHPQSVVNLEHQYRMCEDIMTLSNTLIYNGRLRCGTEALRKKKLHIPSMESLRQRHHDSTTIHRSGTTGSFCTGPVPSRCWLYDLLDAEARVRFVDTDTIRPQVREEAQGKRIINSAEGQVVSQLVESLLTVGVPATEIGVMTHYRAQLHLLKDKLKHFPGVEMHTTDRFQGRDKEVIVLSLVRSNEACNIGDLLKDWRRINVAFTRAKTKLLVVGSMGTLKGSGDENMLSKFISLMDDRNWIYHLPDNALQNHCFEDLSTQLTTQRTPRRSPKRPTRVSPTSYKDKENKRPSPRRARMGEGMLLKDKLITKDILNEMTNGAY